A region from the Benincasa hispida cultivar B227 chromosome 10, ASM972705v1, whole genome shotgun sequence genome encodes:
- the LOC120089070 gene encoding uncharacterized protein LOC120089070 gives MEEIVEALNQMVTNLKNLKVSNVQIHGLAHNGTNEGNRQKTTEFTRDLDELEIPQEENEKENEIDNGETNDQQLRSWRDNKDDDDQTHKVNPPHQPIGPTTNVTEQSNTLENERQEGKSKRMRDQNR, from the exons ATGGAGGAGATCGTGGAAGCACTAAACCAAATGGTGACAAACCTGAAGAATTTAAAGGTTTCAAATGTCCAAATACATGGACTTGCCCATAATGGTACCAATGAAGGAAATag ACAGAAGACAACAGAATTCACTAGGGATTTGGATGAGTTGGAAATACCGCAagaggaaaatgaaaaagaaaatgaaattgataATGGAGAAACAAATGATCAACAACTACGGTCCTGGAGAGACAACAAAGATGATGATGACCAAACACACAAAGTAAACCCCCCTCACCAACCGATTGGACCAACCACCAACGTGACAGAGCAAAGTAACACTCTTGAAAATGAGAGGCAGGAGGGCAAAAGCAAAAGGATGAGGGATCAAAACAG ATAG
- the LOC120088601 gene encoding cytochrome P450 81Q32-like encodes MRMVCGKKFYEEDYSNKFRELVTQIMAHGGATNPGDFIPLWNWIDPTGFMKRVKKLAKTSDEFLQQLIDEIRNQNDGGNTMIHHLLSLQNIEPQYYSDQTIKGLIQDILLAGIDTTAVTLEWTLSQLLNNPEVLEKAKVEIDSSIGHERLVNEANLPSLSYLQGIISESLRLNPPVPLLVPHCALFEECKIEGYDVPRNTIILINVWAIHRDSSIWEDATSFKPERHASGIEVDYSYKLIPFGSGRRACPGVGMAQRVVGLTLASLIQSFEWKRVNNSLIDMNEGKGLTMPKTRPLVAKCKPRPIMKIILNARSN; translated from the exons ATGAGAATGGTGTGTGGTAAGAAGTTTTATGAAGAAGATTATTCTAACAAGTTTAGAGAGTTGGTGACACAAATTATGGCACATGGTGGGGCAACTAATCCAGGAGACTTCATACCCTTATGGAATTGGATTGATCCAACTGGTTTTATGAAGAGGGTAAAGAAGCTTGCAAAGACATCAGATGAATTTCTTCAACAGTTAATTGATGAGATTAGGAATCAAAATGATGGAGGGAACACTATGATTCATCATTTACTTAGCTTGCAAAATATTGAGCCTCAATATTACAGCGATCAAACTATCAAAGGACTCATTCAA GATATATTATTAGCCGGGATCGACACGACAGCTGTGACTTTGGAATGGACGCTATCTCAATTGCTCAACAATCCAGAGGTGTTAGAAAAAGCAAAAGTTGAGATAGACAGTTCAATTGGGCATGAACGTCTAGTTAATGAAGCTAATTTGCCAAGTTTGAGTTACCTTCAAGGAATAATCTCTGAGTCTTTACGTCTTAACCCACCTGTTCCTTTGCTTGTGCCACATTGTGCATTATTTGAAGAGTGCAAAATAGAAGGATATGATGTTCCACGTAATACAATTATATTGATTAATGTTTGGGCTATTCATAGAGATTCAAGTATTTGGGAAGATGCCACAAGCTTTAAACCTGAAAGACATGCAAGTGGGATTGAAGTTGATTATTCATATAAACTAATACCATTTGGAAGTGGGAGGAGAGCATGTCCTGGTGTAGGAATGGCTCAACGAGTGGTTGGTTTGACTCTAGCATCATTGATACAAAGCTTTGAATGGAAAAGAGTGAACAACTCATTAATTGACATGAATGAAGGTAAAGGACTCACAATGCCCAAAACTCGACCATTGGTAGCCAAGTGTAAACCACGTCCAATcatgaaaattattttgaatgcaCGTAGTAATTGA